One region of Gossypium raimondii isolate GPD5lz chromosome 6, ASM2569854v1, whole genome shotgun sequence genomic DNA includes:
- the LOC105772693 gene encoding pectinesterase 3 — translation MDSINSFKGYGKVDEVEELAFRRKKRRRLITLIILILLLLTLITAAVVGIFLHKRSSSSPNTLPPPVLTPAASLKAVCSVTQYPASCFSSISSIAPSNTTVPELLFKLSLKVAIDELSSLSHYPTKLKAETNDIRLKSALQVCETMFDDALDRLNDSATSLEVGEGEKLLSDSKISDLKTWLSTAITDQETCLDSLEELNATKHFNATVVEEMKAAMQNSTEYASNSLAIVARILGLLTDLNIRIHRRLLGFEKAGSEFPAWVSPTERRLLQESKPTPNVIVAQDGSGNVLTINDAVKLVGKKNESRFVIYVKEGKYVENVILDKHMWNVMIYGDGKTKTLISGSHNFVDGTPTFATATFAVAGKGFIAKGIGFINTAGAAKHQAVAMRSGSDRSVFYRCAFDAYQDTLYAHSNRQFYRECDILGTIDFIFGNAAVVFQSCNILPRQPLANQFNTITAQGKKDPNQNTGICIQKCSISAFGNLTAKTYLGRPWKEFSTTVIMQSKIGAFLDPVGWKGWVANVDPPISIFYAEYQNSGPGSNVDNRVKWAGYRSTLSDVDAGKFTVETFIQGHDWLPNATVSYEPAL, via the exons ATGGATTCAATCAATTCATTCAAGGGGTATGGTAAAGTTGACGAAGTGGAAGAACTAGCTTTCAGGCGAAAGAAACGAAGGCGTCTTATCACCCTTATCATCCTCATTCTCCTCCTTTTAACACTCATCACTGCCGCCGTCGTTGGGATTTTTTTACACAAGCGAAGCTCCTCCTCCCCCAACACTCTTCCCCCGCCTGTGTTGACTCCAGCCGCTTCACTCAAAGCTGTTTGTAGTGTGACTCAGTACCCGGCTTCCTGCTTCTCCAGCATATCTTCCATTGCTCCCTCGAATACAACCGTCCCAGAACTCCTCTTCAAGCTGTCTTTGAAAGTAGCCATCGATGAGCTCTCCAGTTTGTCTCACTATCCCACCAAGCTCAAAGCTGAAACTAATGATATCCGACTGAAATCCGCTTTACAAGTATGTGAAACTATGTTCGACGACGCCTTGGATCGATTGAATGATTCAGCAACTTCCCTTGAAGTTGGAGAAGGAGAGAAGTTGTTGTCAGATTCCAAGATCAGTGACTTGAAGACTTGGCTAAGTACTGCTATAACTGACCAGGAAACATGTTTAGACTCCCTGGAGGAGTTAAACGCCACAAAGCACTTCAACGCCACAGTTGTTGAAGAAATGAAAGCTGCCATGCAAAACTCAACTGAATATGCCAGCAACAGTTTGGCTATAGTTGCCAGAATCTTAGGTTTATTGACTGATTTAAATATTCGTATTCATAGGAGGTTGCTTGGGTTTGAGAAAGCAGGTTCGGAGTTCCCGGCTTGGGTTAGTCCCACTGAAAGGAGACTATTGCAGGAATCCAAGCCTACCCCCAATGTTATTGTGGCTCAAGATGGTTCCGGGAATGTCTTGACCATTAATGATGCGGTGAAATTGGTAGGAAAAAAGAATGAATCAAGGTTCGTTATATATGTGAAGGAAGGCAAGTATGTTGAGAATGTGATTCTTGATAAACACATGTGGAATGTGATGATTTACGGTGATGGCAAAACAAAGACTTTAATTTCCGGCAGCCACAACTTTGTTGATGGAACTCCCACATTTGCTACAGCTACTTTCG CTGTGGCAGGAAAAGGATTCATTGCAAAGGGCATAGGGTTCATTAACACAGCTGGTGCAGCAAAGCACCAAGCAGTGGCTATGCGGTCTGGTTCTGATCGCTCCGTATTCTACCGCTGTGCATTTGATGCCTACCAGGACACTCTCTATGCCCATTCCAATCGTCAGTTTTACCGGGAATGTGACATTTTGGGCACAATTGACTTCATTTTTGGGAATGCAGCAGTTGTTTTCCAAAGTTGCAACATCCTGCCAAGGCAACCTTTGGCTAACCAGTTCAATACCATCACAGCTCAAGGCAAAAAAGACCCTAACCAAAACACTGGCATTTGCATCCAGAAATGCTCAATAAGTGCATTTGGCAACCTTACTGCTAAAACCTACCTTGGCAGGCCCTGGAAAGAATTCTCCACTACTGTTATCATGCAGTCAAAGATTGGGGCGTTCTTGGACCCAGTGGGCTGGAAAGGATGGGTTGCCAATGTTGACCCACCTATCTCAATCTTCTATGCAGAATATCAGAACAGTGGACCTGGATCAAACGTGGATAATAGGGTGAAATGGGCTGGTTACAGGTCCACTCTCTCAGACGTTGATGCTGGGAAGTTCACGGTGGAAACGTTTATACAAGGCCACGATTGGCTTCCTAATGCCACTGTCTCCTATGAACCTGCTTTATAA
- the LOC105772695 gene encoding proteasome subunit alpha type-5, with protein MFLTRTEYDRGVNTFSPEGRLFQVEYAIEAIKLGSTAIGLKTKEGVVLAVEKRITSPLLEPSSVEKIMEIDEHIGCAMSGLIADARTLVEHARVETQNHRFSYGEPMTVESTTQALCDLALRFGEGDEESMSRPFGVSLLIAGHDENGPSLYYTDPSGTFWQCNAKAIGSGSEGADSSLQEQYNKDLTLQEAETIALSILKQVMEEKVTPNNVDIAKVAPTYHLYTPSEVEAVISRL; from the exons ATGTTTCTCACCAG GACTGAGTATGACCGTGGAGTGAACACATTTTCTCCGGAAGGGAGATTGTTCCAGGTGGAATATGCTATTGAGGCCATCAAG CTGGGTTCAACTGCAATtgggttgaagacaaaagaagGTGTCGTTCTGGCTGTTGAGAAGCGTATTACTTCACCACTGTTG GAACCCAGCAGCGTTGAGAAGATTATGGAAATTGATGAGCATATAGGATGTGCTATGAGTGGGTTGATTGCTGATGCCCGTACACTTGTTGAACATGCACGAGTTGAGACTCAG AACCACAGATTCTCATATGGTGAGCCAATGACAGTAGAATCCACAACACAAGCTCTTTGTGATCTGGCCCTTCGATTTGGTGAAGGAGATGAAGAATCGATG TCCCGACCGTTTGGTGTATCACTTCTCATTGCTGGTCATGATGAGAACGGGCCTAGCTT ATACTATACTGATCCATCTGGCACATTTTGGCAATGCAATGCAAAAGCTATAGGCTCTGGTTCTGAAGGTGCAGATAGCTCTTTGCAAGAGCAATACAACAAG GACCTAACTCTTCAAGAAGCTGAAACAATTGCTCTGTCCATTTTAAAGCAAGTAATGGAAGAAAAG GTGACTCCCAACAATGTTGATATTGCCAAAGTAGCACCGACATACCATCTGTACACCCCTTCAGAGGTGGAAGCAGTCATCAGTCGGCTATGA